A part of Gramella sp. MAR_2010_147 genomic DNA contains:
- a CDS encoding electron transfer flavoprotein subunit beta/FixA family protein, which translates to MKILVCISHVPDTTSKINFTEGDTKFDTNGVQFVINPNDEFGLTRAMWFKEKQGASVDVINVGSAETEPTLRKALAIGADTAIRVNTPATDGYQVAKELAKVAKDGGYDLVIAGRESIDYNGGMVPGMLAQLIKANFINNCISLEVDGEKAKAVREIDGGKETLTASLPLVIGGQKGLVEESDLRIPNMRGIMQARKKPLNVVEPADTSVKTEAVKFEKPAPKGDVKLIDPENLDELIDLLHNEAKAI; encoded by the coding sequence AAAATCAATTTCACTGAAGGAGACACTAAATTTGACACGAATGGTGTTCAATTCGTAATAAACCCTAATGATGAATTTGGTCTTACTAGAGCGATGTGGTTTAAAGAAAAACAAGGCGCAAGTGTAGATGTTATAAATGTTGGTAGTGCTGAAACTGAACCTACTCTAAGAAAGGCTCTTGCTATTGGTGCAGATACTGCCATTAGAGTGAACACTCCGGCAACCGATGGATATCAGGTAGCTAAAGAACTTGCAAAAGTTGCAAAAGACGGCGGTTACGATCTTGTAATTGCCGGACGTGAATCTATTGACTATAATGGTGGAATGGTACCAGGAATGTTGGCGCAACTAATTAAAGCTAATTTCATAAATAACTGTATTAGTCTTGAAGTTGATGGTGAAAAAGCCAAAGCGGTACGTGAGATCGATGGCGGTAAAGAAACCTTAACTGCTTCTCTACCTTTGGTAATTGGTGGACAGAAAGGGCTTGTAGAAGAAAGTGATCTTCGCATCCCGAATATGAGAGGGATCATGCAAGCACGTAAAAAACCTTTAAACGTGGTGGAGCCTGCAGATACTTCTGTAAAAACCGAAGCGGTTAAATTTGAAAAGCCAGCTCCAAAAGGAGACGTTAAACTTATTGATCCTGAAAATCTTGATGAGCTAATAGATCTGCTTCACAATGAAGCGAAAGCGATCTAA
- a CDS encoding electron transfer flavoprotein subunit alpha/FixB family protein, which produces MSILVYIESEEGKFKKASYEVASYAKGIAEKMGTSVTAIAFNADDVSELGNYGVDKVLNVKSDKLKNFNAEAYSDAIKQAAEKEGSKVVVLSQSANSKYLAPLLAVQLEAGYASNVVALPESTDPFTVKRTAFTNKAFNFTKITTDVKVIGLSKNAYGLKESQGAAASEDFSPNLSEEDFSVNVESVDKATDKVTIADAEVVVSGGRGLKGPENWGMVEEMADILGAATACSKPVSDMGWRPHSEHVGQTGKPVASNLYIAIGISGAIQHLAGINAAKTKVVINNDPEAPFFKAADYGVVGDAFEVVPKLNEKLKEFKEKNA; this is translated from the coding sequence ATGTCAATTTTAGTATATATAGAATCAGAAGAAGGAAAATTCAAGAAAGCTTCTTACGAAGTTGCTTCTTATGCAAAAGGAATAGCAGAGAAAATGGGAACATCGGTTACTGCGATTGCTTTTAACGCAGACGATGTTTCAGAATTAGGAAATTATGGAGTGGATAAAGTCCTTAACGTAAAAAGTGATAAACTAAAGAACTTTAATGCTGAAGCTTATTCAGATGCTATTAAACAGGCTGCTGAAAAAGAAGGAAGTAAAGTGGTAGTTCTTAGTCAGAGTGCAAACAGCAAATACCTTGCACCTTTACTGGCAGTACAGCTTGAAGCAGGTTACGCTTCCAATGTAGTTGCCCTTCCGGAAAGTACAGATCCTTTTACCGTAAAAAGAACTGCTTTTACCAACAAAGCATTCAATTTTACCAAAATCACTACCGACGTGAAAGTGATTGGATTGTCAAAAAATGCATATGGACTTAAAGAATCTCAGGGAGCTGCAGCCTCTGAAGACTTTAGCCCAAACCTTTCAGAAGAAGATTTTTCAGTAAATGTAGAATCTGTAGATAAGGCCACAGATAAAGTAACAATTGCAGACGCTGAAGTCGTGGTATCTGGTGGTCGTGGACTTAAAGGTCCTGAAAACTGGGGAATGGTAGAAGAAATGGCAGATATTCTTGGTGCGGCCACCGCATGCTCCAAACCCGTTAGTGATATGGGGTGGAGACCGCATAGTGAACACGTTGGACAAACCGGAAAACCTGTTGCTTCTAACCTTTACATAGCCATTGGTATTTCAGGAGCAATTCAGCATCTTGCAGGAATCAATGCCGCGAAAACAAAAGTTGTGATCAACAACGATCCTGAAGCGCCATTCTTTAAAGCAGCAGACTACGGAGTAGTTGGTGATGCCTTTGAAGTGGTGCCGAAACTAAATGAAAAATTGAAGGAATTTAAAGAGAAAAACGCATAA
- a CDS encoding bifunctional nuclease family protein gives MSLVRLNIKGISYSQTQNGAYALILNEVGGERKLPIVIGAFEAQSIAIALEKEIKPPRPLTHDLFKNFSDRFEIIVKQVIIHKLVDGVFYSSLICERDGIEEIIDARTSDAIALALRFDAPIFTYKNILDKAGIYLKAEEKQREKEEKHEEEIIEEELLKEEIALQSDDTSDYKKMSLEELKELLSQAVSQEDYEKAARIRDEISKRK, from the coding sequence ATGAGTTTAGTGCGACTGAATATAAAGGGAATATCTTATAGTCAAACACAAAACGGAGCTTACGCATTGATCCTCAACGAAGTTGGGGGTGAACGTAAGTTGCCTATTGTGATCGGAGCATTTGAAGCACAATCAATTGCAATTGCCCTGGAGAAGGAGATAAAACCTCCAAGACCCCTCACCCACGATCTTTTTAAGAATTTTTCAGATAGATTTGAAATTATTGTCAAACAGGTGATTATCCACAAACTGGTTGATGGTGTTTTCTACTCCAGTCTTATTTGTGAAAGAGACGGGATTGAAGAAATTATCGATGCAAGAACCAGTGATGCTATTGCCCTGGCCCTTAGATTTGACGCACCAATATTCACATATAAAAATATTCTTGATAAAGCCGGCATTTACTTAAAAGCCGAAGAAAAACAGCGTGAAAAAGAAGAGAAGCACGAAGAGGAAATTATTGAAGAAGAACTTTTAAAGGAGGAAATAGCCTTACAATCTGACGATACTTCAGATTATAAAAAAATGTCCCTCGAAGAATTAAAAGAACTACTTTCCCAAGCTGTAAGTCAGGAAGATTATGAAAAAGCGGCCCGAATCAGGGACGAAATTTCCAAAAGAAAATAA
- a CDS encoding nucleoside transporter C-terminal domain-containing protein: MNKIWCCLFLIVFSITSASSQTISKNWQLETSADDPVQEQVFGGAKEINFKEGRFSFLNEKAGDTLASGDYLYQNKLLVLFYNTPKDTIRNLRVSELTDSSMVISSKEANYQLKVQKKEASEVIPAKTAKEMIPSAGISTSSLIRGIIGMIALILIAFIFSSNRRAVNWKTVGIGLAAQLTLAIGVLKITVVQKVFEFVGNIFVLILDFTAAGSEFLLGGMMDVDSFGFIFLFQVLPTIIFFSALTSVLFYLGVIQIVVKGMAWVLTKLLGISGPESLSVAGNIFLGQTEAPLMIKAYLERMTRSEILLVMVGGMATVAGGVLAAYIGFLGGDDPELRLQFAKHLLAASVMAAPGAIVISKILYPQQEPVNTDVEVSSEKIGSNILDAIANGTTEGLKLAANVAAMLLVFIAFIAMINYILGYIGGLTTLNSLMAEYTPYSKFSLESILGIIFAPLMWLIGVAKEDMMLMGQLLGIKLAASEFVGYVQLADLKNPANALSLNYEKSVIMATYMLCGFANFASIGIQIGGIGSLAPGQRKTLSEFGMKALIGGTLASLLSATIAGMIIG, translated from the coding sequence ATGAACAAAATCTGGTGTTGCCTATTCCTGATTGTATTTTCTATTACATCAGCTTCTTCTCAAACAATTTCAAAAAACTGGCAACTAGAAACATCAGCAGATGATCCCGTCCAGGAACAGGTATTTGGCGGGGCAAAAGAAATAAATTTTAAAGAAGGCAGGTTTAGTTTTCTCAATGAAAAAGCTGGAGATACTTTAGCTTCTGGCGATTACTTATATCAAAACAAACTGCTCGTCTTATTTTATAATACCCCAAAAGATACCATTCGAAATCTTCGTGTTTCTGAACTTACAGATTCCAGCATGGTAATTTCTTCAAAAGAAGCAAATTATCAACTTAAAGTGCAGAAGAAAGAAGCATCAGAAGTGATCCCGGCAAAAACCGCGAAAGAGATGATTCCCAGCGCAGGGATAAGCACTTCAAGCTTAATTCGTGGTATTATAGGGATGATCGCATTGATCTTAATAGCTTTTATTTTTAGCAGTAACCGAAGGGCGGTCAACTGGAAAACTGTGGGTATAGGTCTGGCCGCTCAGCTTACCCTCGCCATTGGTGTATTGAAAATAACCGTTGTACAGAAGGTTTTTGAATTTGTAGGAAATATTTTTGTTCTGATCCTGGATTTTACTGCTGCTGGTAGTGAATTTTTGCTTGGCGGAATGATGGATGTAGATAGTTTTGGATTTATCTTTCTTTTTCAGGTTTTACCCACTATTATTTTCTTTTCAGCATTAACATCGGTGCTCTTCTATTTAGGAGTTATACAAATCGTTGTAAAAGGAATGGCCTGGGTACTTACTAAATTATTGGGGATTTCAGGCCCTGAAAGTTTAAGTGTCGCCGGAAATATTTTTCTTGGACAAACCGAGGCTCCTTTAATGATCAAGGCTTATTTGGAGAGAATGACAAGGTCTGAGATCCTGCTGGTGATGGTTGGAGGAATGGCTACTGTTGCCGGCGGTGTACTTGCCGCTTACATAGGTTTTCTAGGCGGTGACGATCCGGAATTAAGGTTGCAATTTGCAAAACACCTTCTGGCAGCCTCTGTAATGGCTGCGCCCGGAGCCATTGTGATCTCAAAAATATTATATCCCCAGCAGGAACCTGTAAATACTGATGTAGAAGTGTCTTCAGAAAAAATTGGTTCTAATATTCTGGATGCGATTGCAAATGGAACTACCGAAGGTTTAAAGCTGGCCGCGAATGTTGCGGCGATGCTCCTGGTGTTCATTGCATTCATCGCAATGATCAACTATATCCTGGGATACATTGGCGGTTTAACCACTCTGAACAGTCTAATGGCTGAATATACCCCCTATTCCAAATTCTCTCTGGAATCTATTTTAGGAATTATTTTCGCTCCTTTAATGTGGTTAATTGGAGTTGCAAAAGAAGACATGATGCTCATGGGGCAACTGCTCGGGATAAAACTTGCGGCAAGTGAATTTGTAGGCTACGTACAATTAGCCGATCTTAAGAATCCAGCCAACGCACTGAGTCTCAATTACGAAAAATCGGTGATCATGGCTACCTATATGCTTTGCGGATTTGCCAATTTTGCGTCTATTGGTATCCAGATTGGGGGAATTGGCTCCCTGGCCCCCGGACAGAGAAAAACACTTTCTGAATTCGGAATGAAAGCATTGATTGGAGGTACTTTAGCCTCCTTACTTTCTGCTACTATCGCTGGAATGATCATTGGTTAA